In Cottoperca gobio chromosome 1, fCotGob3.1, whole genome shotgun sequence, a genomic segment contains:
- the ppa2 gene encoding LOW QUALITY PROTEIN: inorganic pyrophosphatase 2, mitochondrial (The sequence of the model RefSeq protein was modified relative to this genomic sequence to represent the inferred CDS: deleted 1 base in 1 codon), translating into MMSPLLLRTPLLLLRSPLGCLATVFGSFSASRNKLVTQAAAVPSPVYSRKTMHYQTEERGHPHCPDYRIYFKTTDGKYISPFHDIALKAETEQDNDVPAKKSKKNESEVLFNMVVEVPRWTNAKMEIATKEPLNPIKQDVKKGKLRYVANIFPHKGYIWNYGALPQTWEDPNHTDGETKCCGDNDPIDVCEIGTQVCFPGQVIQVKVLGILAMIDEGEMDWKVIAINAKDPDAKNLNSIEDVRKSRPGHLEATVDWFRKYKVPDGKPENQFGFKGQFKDKDFAVEIIMSTHEHWRALVQKQTPSGGIECKNISCRESPFKCSTDEAREVVESAPAYDGTHPVSPHVDTKWHFV; encoded by the exons ATGATGAGCCCGCTGCTGCTGCGCactccgctgctgctgctgcgctctCCGCTCGGCTGCCTGGCGACAGTTTTCGGCTCATTTTCCGCTTCTCGAAACAAACTGGTCACACAAGCAGCAGCTGTTCCCTCGCCTGTT TACTCCAGAAAAACGATGCACTATCAAACGGAGGAGCGAGGACACCCCCATTGTCCTGACTACCGGATTTATTTTA AAACCACTgatggaaaatacatttccccgttCCATGACATCGCACTTAAAGCGGAGACGGAGCAG GACAATGATGTGCCGGCTAAAAAGTCCAAGAAGAATGAGAGTGAG GTGCTCTTTAACATGGTGGTGGAGGTGCCTCGATGGACAAACGCTAAAATGGAG ATTGCAACTAAGGAACCGCTGAACCCGATCAAACAAGACGTAAAGAAAGGAAAGCTCCGCTATGTTGCCAACATATTTCCCCATAAAGGTTACATTTGGAATTATGGAGCGCTCCCACAG ACCTGGGAGGATCCAAACCACACGGACGGAGAGACGAAGTGTTGTGGTGACAATGATCCCATTGACGTTTGTGAGATCGGCACccag GTGTGCTTTCCAGGTCAGGTGATCCAAGTGAAAGTGCTTGGCATCTTGGCCATGATCGACGAGGGAGAGATGGACTGGAAGGTCATCGCTATCAATGCTAAGGACCCAGACGCCAAGAACCTGAACA GCATAGAAGATGTCCGCAAGAGCCGGCCCGGTCATTTAGAGGCCACCGTCGACTGGTTTAGGAAATATAAGGTTCCTGATGGAAAGCCTGAGAACCAATTTGGATTCAAAGGACAATTCAAAGACAAG gATTTTGCAGTTGAGATCATTATGTCCACCCATGAGCACTGGAGGGCACTAGTGCAGAAGCAGACACCCAGCGGCGGGATCGAATG CAAAAATATCTCCTGCCGCGAGAGCCCTTTCAAGTGCAGCACAGACGAGGCCAGAGAGGTGGTGGAATCG GCCCCGGCATACGACGGCACACATCCCGTGTCTCCACATG tgGACACAAAGTGGCATTTTGTCTGA
- the ints12 gene encoding integrator complex subunit 12, whose amino-acid sequence MAGPVSLELDPIFLKGLSYLHSKSKDSVEKLKALLDESLSRGSDSCYRSLQKDVEVSKGSVSKLSLSKQDSKSSSSSSSSSSSSSSSKSSSEKSKKEVEKRPVEKVRVELSEVEPPKKPRLEKPENRSSPITVQTSKDLLPNINDYDETNADDFAMEMGLACVVCRQMTVTMGNQLVECQECHNLYHQDCHKPQVTDKEVNDPRLVWYCARCTRQMKRMASKPPQKPSPASASSAPVVKDTLVKKTELKAKPDTASTFQAFKRTEVKASTTSANPTSSSSSSSSGSGLTGWAAFGAKTGPSLPASSKLGSSGPSGSHKTLTTPSSQKPAGLSGLAGAKSGLGSAKTPGSGNGNGSSQAPLKPPPPLTLGKQPLNRSASGESQSKGSSSSGAGSPSGSQASGGGNGGNNGGGNGNNGNGSKAPPGDKAPTSQESQLNAMKRLQLVKKKAAQKKLKK is encoded by the exons ATGGCTGGACCTGTCAGTCTGGAGCTGGATCCCATCTTCCTAAAGGGACTGAGTTACCTGCACTCCAAGAGTAAAGACTCCGTTGAGAAACTCAAAGCTTTGCTAGATGAGTCCCTTTCAAGAGGAAGTGACTCATGCTACCGTTCATTACAAAAA GATGTCGAAGTGTCCAAGGGATCTGTGTCAAAACTGAGCTTAAGTAAACAGGACTCCAAGTCCTCCTCAAGTTCctcgtcctccagcagcagcagtagcagtagtaagtCCAGCTCGGAAAAGAGTAAGAAAGAGGTGGAGAAGAGACCTGTTGAGAAG GTCAGGGTTGAGTTGAGTGAGGTGGAACCTCCGAAGAAGCCTCGTTTGGAGAAACCGGAGAATCGCTCGTCTCCGATCACCGTCCAGACGAGCAAAGACCTTCTGCCAAACATAAACGACTACGATGAGACCAATGCCGACGACTTTGCCATGGAAATGGGTCTGGCTTGTGTGGTTTGCAG ACAAATGACGGTGACAATGGGAAACCAGTTGGTTGAGTGCCAGGAGTGCCATAATCTGTACCACCAGGACTGTCACAAGCCCCAAGTGACCGACAAAGAAGTGAACGATCCACGACTTGTGTGGTATTGTGCCCGCTGCACCAGGCAAATGAAACGTATG GCATCGAAACCTCCACAGAAGCCGTCCCCTGCCTCTGCGTCTTCAGCGCCCGTTGTGAAAGACACACTGGTGAAAAAGACGGAGCTTAAAGCCAAGCCCGACACCGCCAGCACCTTCCAAGCCTTCAAAAGAACAGAAGTGAAG GCATCCACAACATCAGCCAAccccaccagcagcagcagctcctcctcctcaggcaGCGGTCTGACAGGCTGGGCTGCATTTGGCGCCAAGACGGGCCCGTCTCTTCCTGCCAGCTCCAAACTCGGTTCCTCGGGCCCAAGTGGGAGCCACAAGACCTTGACAACTCCCTCTAGCCAGAAACCTGCCGGGCTGTCTGGGCTAGCAGGAGCCAAGTCGGGACTCGGGAGTGCAAAGACACCCGGGAGCGGCAACGGAAACGGCTCGAGCCAGGCGCCTCTAAAACCTCCTCCGCCCCTGACTCTGGGTAAGCAGCCACTAAACCGCTCAGCGAGCGGTGAAAGCCAAAGTAAAGGGTCTTCTTCATCGGGGGCCGGCTCCCCGAGTGGCTCGCAAGCAAGTGGAGGAGGGAACGGAGGAAACAACGGAGGAGGTAACGGGAACAATGGGAACGGGTCAAAAGCTCCACCAGGCGACAAAGCACCAACGTCCCAAGAGTCCCAACTTAACGCCATGAAACGGTTACAACTGGTGAAGAAGAAAGCGGCGCAGAAGAAACTGAAGAAATGA
- the arhgef38 gene encoding LOW QUALITY PROTEIN: rho guanine nucleotide exchange factor 38 (The sequence of the model RefSeq protein was modified relative to this genomic sequence to represent the inferred CDS: deleted 2 bases in 2 codons): protein MDPNEAGGGEKEKEKEKEKVIKRRNRPVFLRYLERRKTDTIVVQDSAKGDINLGTLVRRSQSDKTEYSAKLKEKMTPHELSTPPPSPALDPEEVRLRKMNRRSKVIQELVQTEKDYLTDLELCIREVVQPLRNLQVVDVDRLFTNTETVCEVSAALLHRLHAAVADPDPEAVVIGEIFIQAKAALEDVYKVYCYHHDDANMSLKSYQEKEEIKQHFTTCVLALKKIYDEEGKPNLLNMGSLLIKPVQRIMKYPLLLGELWHATPEDHPDCRPLQEAFTAAKIINVNINEFKRRKDIVMKYKRLDDEGTLRGKLNKFNIHSIRKKGDRFAGYLKILTGVEPQVRDEVFDREEKMFRSLEKAVRQLAKNVQFYLLHTQEMVSVAVQKIQDMEDMIKDTNGSSHTNGNDPYKHFKDSLERLVLAPLSSLQGMFTAPQKLIQKRYDKLLDYCSRLERSSSFSSSSSSSTTSSSTSLVSEDPPGPARRDYEAINALLVEELQRFNKAAYNILTNCVLYLVALLTTLMGHISLRAPSIQQLPAPLSNIADVQNSIMDELNNLTFVNDNAQKLMERKVSFERQRDKKTTMPEVQHQTEEQRAWLQAEYPLSRLYQLKRKCNGCQEQDLSLLEGELVALLEDTDPLGSSSRWLVHTGGTQGYVYSTFLKQYNPLRDSQRAAGHMAKEKQSNSKQQQPPAMADEDFDDLSLFVSGSGGSSSLRSFSLNTTDSGSTLSGLQGEPESPEDLNDTSDTDAQQFYAVYAFQARCDQELTLQEYQHVRIIQFSDLGGNKDWWLAEAKGQKGYVPANYLGRMSYA, encoded by the exons ATGGATCCCAACGAGGCCGGcgggggagagaaggagaaggaaaaagagaaggagaaagtgaTAAAGAGGAGGAACCGGCCTGTGTTCCTGCGTTAcctggagaggaggaagacggaCACTATTGTGGTCCAGGACTCGGCCAAAGGTGACATCAACCTGGGGACGCTGGTGAGGAGGAGTCAGTCTGACAAGACGGAGTACAGCGCTAAACTTAAAG AGAAAATGACTCCGCACGAACTGTCgacaccccccccctctccagcTCTGGACCCAGAGGAGGTCCGTTTGAGGAAGATGAAccgcaggtcaaaggtcatccaGGAGCTTGTGCAGACTGAAAAGGATTACCTCACAGACCTGGAGCTGTGCATCAGGGAGGTGGTCCAGCCTCTACGAAATCTGCAG GTTGTAGATGTAGACAGGTTGTTCACAAACACGGAGACAGTGTGTGAGGTGTCTGCAGCGCTCCTTCACAGACTGCACGCGGCCGTGGCTGATCCTGATCCCGAGGCAGTTGTCATAG GAGAAATATTCATCCAGGCGAAGGCAGCTTTAGAAGATGTGTATAAGGTTTACTGTTACCACCACGATGATGCCAACATGTCACTCAAATCCTATCaggaaaaggaagaaataaagcaacatttcaCCACGTGTGTATTAGCTCTGAA GAAAATTTACGACGAAGA AGGGAAACCCAACCTGCTGAACATGGGTTCACTGCTCATCAAACCGGTCCAGAGGATCATGAAGTACCCGTTGCTGCTCGGGGAGCTGTGGCACGCCACGCCTGAAGACCACCCTGACTGTCGGCCACTGCAGGAGGCGTTCACTGCTGCCAAGATCATCAACGTCAACATCAATGAGTTCAAGAGACGCAAAGATATCG TTATGAAGTACAAGAGGTTGGACGATGAAGGCACACTGAGGGGAAAGCTAAACAAGTTCAACATCCACTCTATCCGGAAGAAAGGCGACAGGTTTGCCGGCTATCTCAAGATCCTCACTGGAGTCGAACCTCAG GTGAGAGATGAAGTATTTGACCGAGAGGAGAAGATGTTCAGGAGTCTGGAGAAGGCTGTGAGGCAGCTGGCCAAGAATGTTCAGTTTTACCTGCTGCACACTCAG GAGATGGTTTCTGTGGCCGTTCAAAAGATCCAGGACATGGAGGACATGATCAAGGACACGAACGGCTCATCGCACACTAATGGGAATGACCCCTATAAGCACTTT AAAGACAGTTTGGAGCGCCTGGTCCTcgcccccctctcctccctgcaaGGCATGTTCACAGCCCCACAGAAGCTCATCCAGAAGCGTTATGACAAATTGCTGGATTACTGCAGCCGCCTGGAGCGCTCGTCTTCTttttcatcctcatcctcatcctccaccACTTCTTCCTCTACTTCACTGGTGTCAGAAGACCCGCCTGGTCCGGCCAGAAGGGACTACGAAGCTATCAATGCCCTGCtagtggaggagctgcagaggtTCAACAAGGCGGCTTATAATATCCTGACCAACTGTGTGTTGTATCTCGTGGCCCTGCTCACAACGCTGATGGGTCACATATCACTCCGCGCCCCGTCCATACAGCAGCTCCCG GCTCCATTGTCAAACATTGCTGACGTGCAGAACAGCATCATGGATGAGCTGAACAATCTGACTTTTGTCAACGATAATGCTCAGAAGTTGATGGAGCGTAAAGTTAGCTTCGAAAGACAACGAGACAAGAAAACAACG ATGCCCGAGGTGCAGCATCAAACCGAGGAACAGCGCGCCTGGCTGCAGGCAGAATATCCACTGAGCCGTCTGTACCAGCTGAAGAGGAAGTGCAATGGCTGCCAA GAGCAGGACCTCAGCCTGCTGGAGGGAGAGCTGGTAGCCCTGCTGGAGGACACGGACCCATTAGGCAGCAGCAGTCGCTGGCTGGTTCACACTGGAG GTACACAGGGCTACGTGTACTCCACATTCCTGAAGCAGTACAACCCTCTGAGGGACTCCCAGCGTGCCGCCGGCCATATGGCCAAAGAgaagcaa agcaacagcaagcagcagcagccgcctgCCATGGCGGACGAGGACTTTGACGACCTTAGCCTGTTCGTGTCGGGCAgtggcggcagcagcagcctgcGCAGCTTCAGCCTCAACACCACTGACAGCGGCTCAACCCTCTCTGGACTACAGGGGGAGCCAGAGAGCCCCGAAGACCTGAACGACACTTCGGACACTGATGCTCAGCAG TTCTATGCTGTGTATGCATTTCAAGCACGCTGTGACCAGGAGCTGACCTTGCAGGAGTACCAGCACGTCCGCATCATTCAGTTCTCGGACCTGGGAGGCAATAAGGATTGGTGGTTAGCTGAGGCTAAGGGACAGAAGGGATACGTCCCTGCTAACTACCTTGGCAGGATGTCCTACGCATAA
- the tet2 gene encoding methylcytosine dioxygenase TET2 produces METEQARHETEESLILSQFGTSRNISRKLQNGSQSSERDPLQITGDTNWNHYKPSAGANSLKRHRENCNSPASVEGLFDQGSYMMNGELMNGELKHALTEQSFQPKKLKVDSEIKGNDDISSSLVDSFPALTKATEFECNTPQTEIKFDKRNCNFLPRNKQVLIQNGAVSPPSTLESTPGDLLEKTLSQYYPEQVSIAPQTSGPQLDAVNGSLANKQPSEGAQPPLTSGLPNSAQMPDSQQQQPGASSNVEDGNNYNSVNYVVNGYSNNFEADHQQQQQQQQQQQQQQQQQQHQQRPPSYSGQELSLGQLPGMISPTNTAKSSQQHQNGPRSYPDDTNPQDIYAKANQEFNQNSFLERNTLPAETGGYGPFPNSGIQKMGQSEEPRSSQHQRHGTDRGQQYGIQPQTFKQNVGNSHGADSTGSMGPSLQQPHHAGLENGMENTSQQRANLSGSNPHQRGWVELNSSHSQQQPTSGPSSQAQEQDMWRGFPAKPQSEQQISNPQVHCQMLEPNPAQRFQTPSGFTDSSNSFQQQQQECLLATHCAPAQHNTAPEWQQSNSKAPQMQQPLPQKMPEQRNFHQDQQADSRYHTQMQSEHLCEDPDLQDILSPGFLPTQQQQQQQHGHLQRPLSHPPQFEDQQLKSPDYRPRSQPQPGQIQPNQPLRNNSAQSNNQHIQHSDHATFSYNNTTEMQQLQQHQRQFSPNSGSSNLKQFQPQRPNNHCHQPNPADFSQTSTQSQPHLPQGTLNQQLSTQMYPKAEQQLKISCAQFQRGPRLPLAPHGDVQRHAALRMHLLQRQERQGPPHPLQSTIDPKYGLRAVKMENEPRFEHPCSQHQQEQQQLQMREAGIGGVQIKQENQTPMCEQSKRQGSILDSMEQSLRQYQLSPVFEKKSLVVNPLNKVKVESSGAITILSTNTDLCGMESSAAAPPPGALKNPPDFTPKKEPLLQSFMDSPMKLLDTPIKNLLDTPMKTQYDIASCHCVEQISEKDEGPYYTHLGSAPSVAGIREGMEKRSGLTGSAIRIEKVIYTGKEGKSTQGCPIAKWVIRRSGVDEKLLVLVRERSGHKCETACIIVVILVWEGILPSLADRLYLELRETLTKHGALTQRRCAINEERTCACQGLNPDACGASFSFGCSWSMYYNGCKFARSKIPRKFKLLGDDMKEEERLEHNFQNLATLLGPLYKTLAPDAYGNQVEHEQRAPDCRLGLKDGRPFSGVTACLDFCAHAHRDLHNMQGGSTVVCTLTGEDNREIGKIPEDEQLHVLPLYKASKTDEFGSEEGQQEKIKSGAIQVLSAFRRQVRMLSEPAKSCRQKKLDAKKAAAQKNAMLDNEKAEKALLARSKAGTYEHTAQSTPMAGPIQGGVGAILQSGQPTHPLGAHHQQLQQLQQQQHQSILPPYPGSTNVASYPRFPNHPGSFPSTSKPGSMYPPQPQTPTSPYPSPLHVQNSCINGSNRPYPGYQCNGGMPLDNYHPYYASNPKHLDMYRQQRPALYSEQQYGVHQRYEVNYPPRYGDPGLQVNGYNACSMRPVHPMRPYSPYGPNGASDSQFMDPLSRAPSAHGGLDYTAAVSKGNQFGGYPNPYLSRSPQILAPGQDPFHMQIKTEMGMPRPQMHSAQLGGGCLNPETQSGLGLPNGSIMGSGIKQEPGTQTPTTPQKPEVWSDNEHNFLDPDIGGVAVAPSHGSVLIECAKRELHATTPVKNPNRTHPTRISLVFYQHKNMNEAKHGLALWEAKMAEKAREKEEDAERNGGEGTPSKAKKGAKREHPESTEATGEPPYKRFIQALMEGSLSCTTNSYVNTSPYAFTKVTGPYSQFV; encoded by the exons ATGGAAACAGAACAGGCCAGACATGAGACGGAAGAAAGTTTAATATTATCACAATTTGGCACATCTCGCAACATCTCTCGCAAACTCCAGAATGGAAGCCAATCTTCAGAGAGAGATCCTCTGCAGATCACTGGAGATACGAATTGGAACCATTACAAGCCCAGTGCAGGTGCCAACTCCTTGAAGAGGCACCGGGAGAACTGCAACAGTCCTGCTTCAGTAGAAGGGCTGTTCGATCAAGGATCTTACATGATGAATGGAGAATTGATGAATGGAGAGTTAAAGCATGCACTCACTGAGCAGTCCTTTCAGCCCAAGAAACTTAAAGTAGATTCTGAAATTAAAGGAAATGACGACATAAGCTCCAGTTTGGTGGATAGCTTTCCTGCATTGACAAAGGCAACAGAGTTTGAATGCAATACCCCACAGACAGAGATTAAGTTCGACAAGAGGAACTGTAATTTTCTGCCAAGGAATAAACAAGTTTTGATTCAAAACGGTGCAGTATCACCCCCCTCAACCCTAGAAAGCACTCCAGGCGATCTTCTAGAGAAAACCTTGTCTCAGTATTATCCTGAGCAAGTGTCAATTGCACCACAAACATCTGGGCCACAGCTAGATGCTGTCAATGGTTCATTGGCAAATAAGCAGCCCAGTGAAGGTGCTCAGCCTCCCTTAACCTCAGGATTGCCCAATTCAGCTCAGATGCCTGACTCGCAGCAACAGCAGCCTGGGGCATCGAGCAATGTTGAAGATGGCAACAATTATAACTCTGTCAACTATGTAGTGAATGGATACTCCAACAACTTTGAAGCagaccaccagcagcagcagcaacaacagcagcagcagcagcaacagcaacaacaacagcagcatcagcagcgaCCACCATCTTACTCTGGTCAAGAGCTGTCTCTTGGTCAGTTGCCTGGCATGATCTCACCTACAAATACTGCCAAAAGCTCACAACAACATCAAAATGGCCCACGGAGCTATCCAGACGACACAAATCCTCAAGATATATATGCGAAGGCCAACCAAGAGTTTAACCAGAACTCTTTTCTGGAGCGCAACACTCTACCGGCAGAGACAGGTGGATATGGCCCCTTTCCCAACTCTGGGATACAGAAGATGGGGCAAAGTGAAGAACCCAGATCTAGTCAGCATCAGCGCCATGGCACTGACAGAGGTCAACAGTATGGGATTCAACCCCAGACCTTTAAACAGAATGTTGGGAACTCACATGGAGCTGACAGTACAGGATCCATGGGGCCTAGTCTCCAGCAGCCACATCATGCTGGGTTAGAAAACGGGATGGAAAACACGTCTCAGCAGAGAGCCAACTTGTCAGGTTCAAATCCCCACCAGAGAGGCTGGGTAGAGCTGAACTCTTCACATTCCCAGCAGCAACCAACAAGTGGCCCGTCATCACAGGCACAAGAGCAGGACATGTGGAGGGGCTTCCCTGCTAAGCCTCAGTCAGAACAGCAGATATCTAACCCCCAGGTTCACTGCCAGATGTTGGAGCCAAATCCAGCGCAAAGATTCCAGACACCGTCAGGTTTCACAGATAGCAGCAACAGCttccagcagcaacagcaggaaTGTCTCCTAGCCACACACTGTGCTCCAGCCCAGCACAACACTGCCCCTGAGTGGCAGCAATCAAATTCAAAAGCACCTCAAATGCAGCAGCCTCTCCCCCAGAAAATGCCTGAGCAGCGTAATTTCCACCAAGATCAGCAGGCAGACAGCCGCTACCACACCCAGATGCAGTCAGAGCATTTATGTGAAGACCCTGACCTACAGGATATACTGTCACCTGGGTTTTTACCaacacagcaacagcagcaacaacagcacgGTCATCTTCAACGTCCCCTTTCTCACCCACCACAATTTGAGGACCAGCAACTCAAGTCTCCCGATTACAGACCTCGCAGTCAACCACAGCCAGGTCAGATTCAACCCAACCAGCCTCTGAGAAATAATTCTGCTCAATCCAACAACCAACACATCCAGCACAGTGATCATGCAACTTTCAGTTACAATAACACAACAGAGATGCAACAGCTTCAACAACATCAAAGACAGTTTTCACCAAACTCAGGCAGCAGTAACCTCAAGCAATTTCAACCACAGCGGCCTAACAACCACTGCCACCAGCCCAACCCTGCAGACTTCTCCCAGACATCCACACAGTCACAACCTCACTTACCACAAGGCACGTTAAACCAACAGTTATCAACACAGATGTATCCTAAAGCTGAACAGCAGCTGAAGATATCATGCGCTCAGTTCCAAAGGGGACCTCGACTACCTCTGGCACCCCATGGAGACGTTCAGAGGCATGCAGCCCTGCGTATGCACCTGCTACAAAGGCAGGAGCGCCAGGGCCCTCCTCATCCCCTTCAGAGCACTATTGATCCCAAATATGGCCTGAGAGCTGTGAAAATGGAAAACGAACCGAGATTCGAGCATCCTTGTTCACAgcatcagcaggagcagcagcagttacaGATGCGAGAGGCAGGCATAGGTGGAGTGCAAATCAAGCAGGAGAATCAAACACCCATGTGCGAGCAAAGCAAGAGGCAGGGAAGCATCCTGGACTCCATGGAACAAAGCCTGAGGCAGTACCAGCTTTCCCCCGTGTTTGAGAAGAAATCCCTTGTCGTCAATCCATTAAATAAAGTCAAGGTGGAATCTTCTGGGGCTATCACAATCCTGTCGACCAACACTGACCTGTGTGGAATGGAATCATCGGCAGCTGCCCCACCCCCTGGAGCTCTAAAAAACCCACCTGATTTCACCCCGAAGAAGGAACCACTCCTACAAAGCTTTATGGACTCTCCTATGAAGCTATTGGATACCCCTATAAAGAATCTACTGGACACCCCCATGAAAACACAATATGACATTGCATCCTGCCACTGTGTTG AACAAATTAGTGAGAAGGATGAAGGCCCATACTACACTCACTTGGGGTCAGCGCCCAGTGTTGCCGGTATACGTGAGGGGATGGAGAAAAG GTCTGGTCTAACTGGGAGTGCCATCAGGATTGAGAAGGTAATATACACCGGCAAGGAAGGAAAAAGTACACAAGGGTGCCCCATAGCCAAATGG GTAATTCGTCGATCAGGTGTAGACGAAAAGCTACTTGTTTTAGTGCGGGAACGCAGTGGACACAAATGTGAGACAGCCTGCATCATTGTAGTAATCCTGGTTTGGGAGGGCATCCTGCCCAGCCTGGCTGACCGGCTCTACCTCGAGCTACGTGAAACTCTAACAAAGCATGGAGCCCTCACCCAGAGACGATGTGCTATCAACGAGGA GAGGACCTGTGCATGCCAGGGGTTAAATCCTGACGCTTGTGGAGCATCCTTCTCCTTCGGCTGCTCCTGGAGCATGTACTACAACGGCTGCAAGTTTGCCCGGAGCAAAATCCCAAGAAAATTCAAGCTACTGGGAGATGATATGAAAGAG GAAGAGAGACTGGAACACAACTTTCAAAATCTAGCAACCTTATTGGGTCCCTTGTATAAAACTTTGGCCCCTGATGCTTATGGAAACCAG GTGGAACATGAACAAAGGGCACCAGATTGTCGTCTGGGGCTCAAGGATGGACGTCCCTTCTCTGGGGTCACTGCTTGTCTGGACTTTTGTGCCCACGCTCACAGAGACCTCCACAACATGCAGGGCGGTAGCACTGTG GTGTGTACATTAACAGGTGAGGATAACCGAGAGATTGGAAAGATACCAGAGGATGAGCAGCTCCATGTACTGCCTCTTTATAAGGCTTCCAAAACGGATGAATTTGGAAGTGAGGAGGGTCAGCAGGAGAAAATCAAGTCAGGCGCCATTCAAGTCCTCAGTGCCTTCCGTCGTCAGGTGCGCATGCTTTCAGAGCCCGCCAAGTCTTGCCGGCAAAAAAAGCTGGATGCTAAGAAGGCAGCTGCCCAGAAAAATGCAATGCTGGACAATGAAAAGGCAGAGAAGGCCCTCCTGGCTAGGTCAAAAGCTGGCACTTATGAGCATACCGCTCAGAGCACACCTATGGCAG GACCTATTCAAGGTGGTGTGGGAGCAATCCTACAGTCAGGTCAGCCAACGCACCCCCTTGGGGCCCATCATCAGCAACTACAGCAactacagcaacaacagcaccaGAGCATTCTTCCCCCTTATCCTGGCTCAACAAATGTAGCCAGCTACCCCAGGTTCCCCAACCACCCAGGGTCTTTTCCAAGCACTTCCAAGCCAGGCAGCATGTATCCCCCTCAGCCTCAAACACCAACCAGCCCTTACCCCTCCCCGCTTCACGTACAGAACTCTTGCATTAATGGATCAAATCGTCCATATCCGGGTTATCAATGTAACGGAGGAATGCCCCTTGACAATTACCATCCATACTATGCTTCAAACCCTAAGCACCTGGATATGTATCGACAACAGCGACCAGCGCTTTACTCAGAGCAGCAGTACGGTGTACATCAACGTTATGAGGTCAATTATCCGCCAAGGTATGGTGATCCAGGTTTACAGGTGAACGGTTACAATGCCTGCAGCATGAGGCCAGTTCACCCCATGAGACCTTACTCCCCTTATGGTCCTAATGGAGCCTCAGACTCCCAGTTTATGGACCCCCTCTCACGAGCACCCTCAGCTCATGGGGGTCTAGACTATACAGCTGCTGTGAGCAAAGGCAATCAGTTTGGAGGATACCCAAATCCATACCTATCTCGGAGCCCTCAAATCTTAGCCCCAGGCCAAGATCCTTTCCATATGCAAATCAAGACCGAGATGGGCATGCCTCGCCCACAGATGCATTCTGCTCAGTTAGGTGGTGGGTGTTTAAACCCTGAAACACAGTCAGGGTTAGGTCTGCCTAATGGGAGCATCATGGGCTCCGGTATTAAGCAGGAGCCTGGAACACAGACGCCCACAACCCCTCAAAAGCCCGAGGTGTGGTCGGACAATGAGCACAACTTCTTGGACCCCGACATTGGTGGTGTAGCAGTGGCACCAAGTCACGGCTCAGTCCTCATTGAGTGTGCAAAACGGGAACTACACGCTACAACACCCGTTAAAAACCCGAACCGCACCCACCCAACACGCATCTCCTTGGTCTTCTACCAGCACAAAAATATGAATGAGGCCAAGCATGGTTTGGCATTGTGGGAAGCCAAGATGGCGGAGAAGGCtcgagagaaggaggaagacgCAGAGAGGAATGGTGGTGAAGGTACACCGAGCAAGGCCAAGAAGGGGGCGAAGCGTGAGCATCCAGAGTCAACAGAAGCAACTGGGGAGCCTCCTTACAAGCGTTTTATCCAGGCACTTATGGAGGGGTCCTTGTCGTGCACAACAAACAGCTATGTCAATACATCTCCGTACGCCTTCACCAAGGTCACAGGACCTTACAGTCAGTTTGTGTAA